In Aptenodytes patagonicus chromosome 6, bAptPat1.pri.cur, whole genome shotgun sequence, one genomic interval encodes:
- the ZBBX gene encoding zinc finger B-box domain-containing protein 1 isoform X1: protein MNVNGFVILPGSKTGTSVRLKAKTVRELQLEKMQLETENKEMEKKLRQLQSNMSREKEERKKSSAYHWKSGQAGPMTIQARVLSQSKENNNKVSSGKVKLQILKEQIQEPVKEPFKHEMANAVALEKSEVEGIACGRCEIKSALLTEADMHVGKFEVVDHFIKEVNLNEMKINHEQKKVKSKHQVASDKFSSLLASVGSAEELCSGSTCTGLENQDKGLLLNGMFNEEESAKSFQEAVLQWRKGNRDHREQLRASAVLSESVGICEVQTNLTLTKKPIQIEFKKDGLSYVEKLLLKKYRRTPVDQISGSCTKDLRPVQTLSVHQAVTGGGGERDEDDDDVDDLTVEEVKRYWTSVFREEVLNTISESAESSLKIEFLDDSYGKDLEESSNFLVMEAGAMGMNKQGKTEPLKQCGRNPVSSKETSQEKIVVCSLERNAVQKESIKLKTMRRSLSSCKLPEVSNPAELMSNKYLLDTQLQKTNKDSQELDSVCNSQSLVLPVITKSSVLQDVAKRQKSVSTRYWGLEGFFVIGANPKQVMLEARSSLCADSSPMDSSIPFPGDGKWVTERSLSEYADDSVVQGVLESQLSRPSSGLETQNRISPLMVAWRSYPGNDSRRPWSTNTLHCKLTGNCPANTQPRPKSSPMHMFRVDTEISKHKSLDVTKQDDYIWEYIADQEALLTLEKELQSYTGPEKCYSLTSEDVTSSSRHSENICGNTTDFHKNLELKDHSKVDSLRGWDESQMDDEEEILEDKQQVLALQ from the exons ATGAACGTCAATGGTTTTGTAATACTCCCAGGCTCAAAAACTGGAACCTCAGTGAGATTAAAAGCAAA AACTGTCAGAGAATTGCAGTTGGAGAAAATGCAGTTAGAAACcgaaaacaaagagatggagaagaaattaCGGCAACTACAGTCAAACatgagcagagaaaaagaagagagaaa GAAATCAAGTGCTTATCACTGGAAATCTGGACAGGCAGGACCAATGACCATCCAAGCCCGAGTTTTGtcacaaagcaaagaaaacaataataag GTTTCTTCAGGAAAAGTGAAGTTGCAAATACTCAAAGAACAGATTCAAG agccaGTGAAAGAACCATTTAAGCATGAAATGGCAAATGCTGTAGCTCTTGAAAAATCTGAAGTGGAGGGGATAGCATGTGGACGATGTGAAATTAAGAGTGCGCTGCTG ACAGAAGCTGATATGCATGTTGGAAAATTTGAAGTCGTTGATCACTTCATCAAGGAAGTAAatctgaatgaaatgaaaattaatcatgAGCAGAAGAAAGTAAAGAGCAAGCATCAGGTCGCATCAGACAAGTTTTCATCTCTCCTAGCGTCCGTAGGCAGTGCTGAG GAACTGTGCTCAGGATCAACCTGTACAGGCCTTGAAAATCAGGACAAAGGATTATTACTAAATGGTATGTTTAATGAGGAGGAATCTGCAAAGTCTTTTCAGGAAGCTGTGCTTCAATGGAGAAAAGGTAATCGTGATCACAGAGAACAACTGCGTGCCAGTGCAGTCCTATCAG AGTCTGTGGGAATTTGTGAGGTACAGACCAACCTTACTCTTACGAAGAAACCTATCCAAATTGAATTCAAGAAGGATGGCCTGAGCTACGTGGAGAAACTCTTGCTTAAGAAATACAGAAG aactcCTGTTGATCAAATTTCTGGTAGTTGCACTAAAGATTTAAGGCCTGTGCAAACACTGAGTGTACATCAGGCTGTGactggaggagggggagaaagagacGAAGATGACGATGATGTTGATGACTTAACAG TTGAAGAGGTGAAGAGATATTGGACATCTGTTTTTAGAGAGGAAGTACTCAACACTATTTCTGAAAGTGCAGAGTCCTCTTTGAAAATTGAGTTCCTTGATGAC tcTTATGGCAAGGACTTGGAAGAATCATCTAACTTTTTGGTGATGGAAGCTGGGGCTATGGGAATGAATAAGCAAGGAAAAACTGAACCACTCAAGCAGTGTGGAAG AAATCCTGTTTCTTCTAAAGAAACTTCTCAAG AAAAAATCGTTGTCTGCAGTCTTGAAAGAAATGCAGTGCAAAAGGAGAGTATTAAACTAAAGACTATGAGAAGATCACTTAGCTCCTGTAAGCTACCTGAGGTTTCTAACCCTGCTGAACTAATGAGCAACAAATATCTCCTTGACACACAACTGCAGAAAACCAATAAAGATTCACAAGAACTGGACAGTGTCTGCAACAGCCAGAGTTTGGTTTTGCCTGTAATTACAAAGTCTTCAgtg TTACAGGATGTAGCCAAAAGACAGAAATCTGTTTCTACACGGTATTGGGGACTTGAAGGTTTCTTTGTTATAGGTGCAAACCCTAAACAAGTAATGCTTGAAGCACGTTCTTCACTGTGTGCTGACTCTAGCCCTATGGACAGTAGTATCCCATTTCCAG GAGATGGAAAGTGGGTTACTGAAAGGAGCTTAAGTGAATACGCTGATGACTCTGTAGTTCAAGGTGTCTTAGAAAGTCAGTTGAGTAGACCTTCAAGTGGTTTGGAAACTCAAAATAGAATTTCTCCCCTGATGGTAGCATGGAGGTCATACCCAG GGAATGATTCTAGAAGACCTTGGTCAACAAATACACTACACTGTAAGCTGACTGGAAATTGTCCAGCAAACACACAGCCAAGACCAAAGAGTTCACCTATGCATATGTTTAGAGTTGATACTGAGATATCAAAACACAAGTCCCTTGATGTAACTAAACAAGATGACTATATTTGGGAATATATTGCTGACCAAGAAGCCCTACTTACTCTGGAAAAGGAATTACAAAGTTATACAG GTCCTGAAAAATGTTACAGCTTAACTTCTGAAGATGTAACCTCCTCCAGCAGACACTCAGAGAATATATGTGGAAATACTACAGATTTCCATAAAAACCTAGAGCTAAAAGACCACAGCAAAGTTGATAGTCTCAG GGGCTGGGATGAAAGCCAAATGGATGATGAGGAAGAAATTCTGGAGGATAAGCAACAGGTTCTTGCATTACAGTGA
- the ZBBX gene encoding zinc finger B-box domain-containing protein 1 isoform X2 — translation MNVNGFVILPGSKTGTSVRLKAKTVRELQLEKMQLETENKEMEKKLRQLQSNMSREKEERKKSSAYHWKSGQAGPMTIQARVLSQSKENNNKVSSGKVKLQILKEQIQEPVKEPFKHEMANAVALEKSEVEGIACGRCEIKSALLTEADMHVGKFEVVDHFIKEVNLNEMKINHEQKKVKSKHQVASDKFSSLLASVGSAEELCSGSTCTGLENQDKGLLLNGMFNEEESAKSFQEAVLQWRKGNRDHREQLRASAVLSESVGICEVQTNLTLTKKPIQIEFKKDGLSYVEKLLLKKYRRTPVDQISGSCTKDLRPVQTLSVHQAVTGGGGERDEDDDDVDDLTVEEVKRYWTSVFREEVLNTISESAESSLKIEFLDDSYGKDLEESSNFLVMEAGAMGMNKQGKTEPLKQCGRNPVSSKETSQEKIVVCSLERNAVQKESIKLKTMRRSLSSCKLPEVSNPAELMSNKYLLDTQLQKTNKDSQELDSVCNSQSLVLPLQDVAKRQKSVSTRYWGLEGFFVIGANPKQVMLEARSSLCADSSPMDSSIPFPGDGKWVTERSLSEYADDSVVQGVLESQLSRPSSGLETQNRISPLMVAWRSYPGNDSRRPWSTNTLHCKLTGNCPANTQPRPKSSPMHMFRVDTEISKHKSLDVTKQDDYIWEYIADQEALLTLEKELQSYTGPEKCYSLTSEDVTSSSRHSENICGNTTDFHKNLELKDHSKVDSLRGWDESQMDDEEEILEDKQQVLALQ, via the exons ATGAACGTCAATGGTTTTGTAATACTCCCAGGCTCAAAAACTGGAACCTCAGTGAGATTAAAAGCAAA AACTGTCAGAGAATTGCAGTTGGAGAAAATGCAGTTAGAAACcgaaaacaaagagatggagaagaaattaCGGCAACTACAGTCAAACatgagcagagaaaaagaagagagaaa GAAATCAAGTGCTTATCACTGGAAATCTGGACAGGCAGGACCAATGACCATCCAAGCCCGAGTTTTGtcacaaagcaaagaaaacaataataag GTTTCTTCAGGAAAAGTGAAGTTGCAAATACTCAAAGAACAGATTCAAG agccaGTGAAAGAACCATTTAAGCATGAAATGGCAAATGCTGTAGCTCTTGAAAAATCTGAAGTGGAGGGGATAGCATGTGGACGATGTGAAATTAAGAGTGCGCTGCTG ACAGAAGCTGATATGCATGTTGGAAAATTTGAAGTCGTTGATCACTTCATCAAGGAAGTAAatctgaatgaaatgaaaattaatcatgAGCAGAAGAAAGTAAAGAGCAAGCATCAGGTCGCATCAGACAAGTTTTCATCTCTCCTAGCGTCCGTAGGCAGTGCTGAG GAACTGTGCTCAGGATCAACCTGTACAGGCCTTGAAAATCAGGACAAAGGATTATTACTAAATGGTATGTTTAATGAGGAGGAATCTGCAAAGTCTTTTCAGGAAGCTGTGCTTCAATGGAGAAAAGGTAATCGTGATCACAGAGAACAACTGCGTGCCAGTGCAGTCCTATCAG AGTCTGTGGGAATTTGTGAGGTACAGACCAACCTTACTCTTACGAAGAAACCTATCCAAATTGAATTCAAGAAGGATGGCCTGAGCTACGTGGAGAAACTCTTGCTTAAGAAATACAGAAG aactcCTGTTGATCAAATTTCTGGTAGTTGCACTAAAGATTTAAGGCCTGTGCAAACACTGAGTGTACATCAGGCTGTGactggaggagggggagaaagagacGAAGATGACGATGATGTTGATGACTTAACAG TTGAAGAGGTGAAGAGATATTGGACATCTGTTTTTAGAGAGGAAGTACTCAACACTATTTCTGAAAGTGCAGAGTCCTCTTTGAAAATTGAGTTCCTTGATGAC tcTTATGGCAAGGACTTGGAAGAATCATCTAACTTTTTGGTGATGGAAGCTGGGGCTATGGGAATGAATAAGCAAGGAAAAACTGAACCACTCAAGCAGTGTGGAAG AAATCCTGTTTCTTCTAAAGAAACTTCTCAAG AAAAAATCGTTGTCTGCAGTCTTGAAAGAAATGCAGTGCAAAAGGAGAGTATTAAACTAAAGACTATGAGAAGATCACTTAGCTCCTGTAAGCTACCTGAGGTTTCTAACCCTGCTGAACTAATGAGCAACAAATATCTCCTTGACACACAACTGCAGAAAACCAATAAAGATTCACAAGAACTGGACAGTGTCTGCAACAGCCAGAGTTTGGTTTTGCCT TTACAGGATGTAGCCAAAAGACAGAAATCTGTTTCTACACGGTATTGGGGACTTGAAGGTTTCTTTGTTATAGGTGCAAACCCTAAACAAGTAATGCTTGAAGCACGTTCTTCACTGTGTGCTGACTCTAGCCCTATGGACAGTAGTATCCCATTTCCAG GAGATGGAAAGTGGGTTACTGAAAGGAGCTTAAGTGAATACGCTGATGACTCTGTAGTTCAAGGTGTCTTAGAAAGTCAGTTGAGTAGACCTTCAAGTGGTTTGGAAACTCAAAATAGAATTTCTCCCCTGATGGTAGCATGGAGGTCATACCCAG GGAATGATTCTAGAAGACCTTGGTCAACAAATACACTACACTGTAAGCTGACTGGAAATTGTCCAGCAAACACACAGCCAAGACCAAAGAGTTCACCTATGCATATGTTTAGAGTTGATACTGAGATATCAAAACACAAGTCCCTTGATGTAACTAAACAAGATGACTATATTTGGGAATATATTGCTGACCAAGAAGCCCTACTTACTCTGGAAAAGGAATTACAAAGTTATACAG GTCCTGAAAAATGTTACAGCTTAACTTCTGAAGATGTAACCTCCTCCAGCAGACACTCAGAGAATATATGTGGAAATACTACAGATTTCCATAAAAACCTAGAGCTAAAAGACCACAGCAAAGTTGATAGTCTCAG GGGCTGGGATGAAAGCCAAATGGATGATGAGGAAGAAATTCTGGAGGATAAGCAACAGGTTCTTGCATTACAGTGA
- the ZBBX gene encoding zinc finger B-box domain-containing protein 1 isoform X3: protein MHVGKFEVVDHFIKEVNLNEMKINHEQKKVKSKHQVASDKFSSLLASVGSAEELCSGSTCTGLENQDKGLLLNGMFNEEESAKSFQEAVLQWRKGNRDHREQLRASAVLSESVGICEVQTNLTLTKKPIQIEFKKDGLSYVEKLLLKKYRRTPVDQISGSCTKDLRPVQTLSVHQAVTGGGGERDEDDDDVDDLTVEEVKRYWTSVFREEVLNTISESAESSLKIEFLDDSYGKDLEESSNFLVMEAGAMGMNKQGKTEPLKQCGRNPVSSKETSQEKIVVCSLERNAVQKESIKLKTMRRSLSSCKLPEVSNPAELMSNKYLLDTQLQKTNKDSQELDSVCNSQSLVLPVITKSSVLQDVAKRQKSVSTRYWGLEGFFVIGANPKQVMLEARSSLCADSSPMDSSIPFPGDGKWVTERSLSEYADDSVVQGVLESQLSRPSSGLETQNRISPLMVAWRSYPGNDSRRPWSTNTLHCKLTGNCPANTQPRPKSSPMHMFRVDTEISKHKSLDVTKQDDYIWEYIADQEALLTLEKELQSYTGPEKCYSLTSEDVTSSSRHSENICGNTTDFHKNLELKDHSKVDSLRGWDESQMDDEEEILEDKQQVLALQ, encoded by the exons ATGCATGTTGGAAAATTTGAAGTCGTTGATCACTTCATCAAGGAAGTAAatctgaatgaaatgaaaattaatcatgAGCAGAAGAAAGTAAAGAGCAAGCATCAGGTCGCATCAGACAAGTTTTCATCTCTCCTAGCGTCCGTAGGCAGTGCTGAG GAACTGTGCTCAGGATCAACCTGTACAGGCCTTGAAAATCAGGACAAAGGATTATTACTAAATGGTATGTTTAATGAGGAGGAATCTGCAAAGTCTTTTCAGGAAGCTGTGCTTCAATGGAGAAAAGGTAATCGTGATCACAGAGAACAACTGCGTGCCAGTGCAGTCCTATCAG AGTCTGTGGGAATTTGTGAGGTACAGACCAACCTTACTCTTACGAAGAAACCTATCCAAATTGAATTCAAGAAGGATGGCCTGAGCTACGTGGAGAAACTCTTGCTTAAGAAATACAGAAG aactcCTGTTGATCAAATTTCTGGTAGTTGCACTAAAGATTTAAGGCCTGTGCAAACACTGAGTGTACATCAGGCTGTGactggaggagggggagaaagagacGAAGATGACGATGATGTTGATGACTTAACAG TTGAAGAGGTGAAGAGATATTGGACATCTGTTTTTAGAGAGGAAGTACTCAACACTATTTCTGAAAGTGCAGAGTCCTCTTTGAAAATTGAGTTCCTTGATGAC tcTTATGGCAAGGACTTGGAAGAATCATCTAACTTTTTGGTGATGGAAGCTGGGGCTATGGGAATGAATAAGCAAGGAAAAACTGAACCACTCAAGCAGTGTGGAAG AAATCCTGTTTCTTCTAAAGAAACTTCTCAAG AAAAAATCGTTGTCTGCAGTCTTGAAAGAAATGCAGTGCAAAAGGAGAGTATTAAACTAAAGACTATGAGAAGATCACTTAGCTCCTGTAAGCTACCTGAGGTTTCTAACCCTGCTGAACTAATGAGCAACAAATATCTCCTTGACACACAACTGCAGAAAACCAATAAAGATTCACAAGAACTGGACAGTGTCTGCAACAGCCAGAGTTTGGTTTTGCCTGTAATTACAAAGTCTTCAgtg TTACAGGATGTAGCCAAAAGACAGAAATCTGTTTCTACACGGTATTGGGGACTTGAAGGTTTCTTTGTTATAGGTGCAAACCCTAAACAAGTAATGCTTGAAGCACGTTCTTCACTGTGTGCTGACTCTAGCCCTATGGACAGTAGTATCCCATTTCCAG GAGATGGAAAGTGGGTTACTGAAAGGAGCTTAAGTGAATACGCTGATGACTCTGTAGTTCAAGGTGTCTTAGAAAGTCAGTTGAGTAGACCTTCAAGTGGTTTGGAAACTCAAAATAGAATTTCTCCCCTGATGGTAGCATGGAGGTCATACCCAG GGAATGATTCTAGAAGACCTTGGTCAACAAATACACTACACTGTAAGCTGACTGGAAATTGTCCAGCAAACACACAGCCAAGACCAAAGAGTTCACCTATGCATATGTTTAGAGTTGATACTGAGATATCAAAACACAAGTCCCTTGATGTAACTAAACAAGATGACTATATTTGGGAATATATTGCTGACCAAGAAGCCCTACTTACTCTGGAAAAGGAATTACAAAGTTATACAG GTCCTGAAAAATGTTACAGCTTAACTTCTGAAGATGTAACCTCCTCCAGCAGACACTCAGAGAATATATGTGGAAATACTACAGATTTCCATAAAAACCTAGAGCTAAAAGACCACAGCAAAGTTGATAGTCTCAG GGGCTGGGATGAAAGCCAAATGGATGATGAGGAAGAAATTCTGGAGGATAAGCAACAGGTTCTTGCATTACAGTGA